One stretch of Juglans microcarpa x Juglans regia isolate MS1-56 chromosome 3D, Jm3101_v1.0, whole genome shotgun sequence DNA includes these proteins:
- the LOC121254790 gene encoding pentatricopeptide repeat-containing protein At1g14470, translating into MSHLVNIALACRISCLKHLTQLHAILIRNSHHHHNYWVALLLNHCTRIDAPLTYTRLIFTSVQFPDGRVFTSMLRYYSHQGTHNEVLSLFRHMQRSGIRPGIFVYPMLIKLAGKAGFVFRAHLLKLGLSLDRYARNAIMETYVKYGAVEVARELFDEIPEKTLADWNSMISGYWKWGDEVEATRLFNIMSERNIITWTTMVTGYSRIMDLKSARRYFNEMPEKSVVSWNAMLSGYAQNGFPMEALRLFDDMLDVEVQPNATTWVIVISLLSLGGDPSHADSLVRKLDQKKMQLNCFVQTALLDMHAKCGSLETARKIFDGLDTYRNSVTWNAMISAYTRAGNLISARELFDNMPEKNVVSWNSMISGYAQNGQPAMAIELFKDMITSKDSKPDEVTMVSVFSACGHLGALKLGNWVVNILDENHINLSISGYNSLIFMYSRCGSMEDAKRIFHKMVTKDVVSYNTLIAGLAAHGHGMEAIELISKMKQEGTEPDRVTYIGLLMACSHAGLMKEGWKLFRLIQSPAVDHYACMVDLLGRLGELDEAKKLIESMPMEPHAGVYGSLLNASRIHKRVELGELAAKKLFELEPYNSGNYILLSNIYASAGRWEDVERVRGTMRKVGVRKTTGWSWVEDKGKMHKFIAGDRLHERSDDIYRILSELGMKMRRDGYTADKSCVLRDVEEEEKEEMVGTHSEKLAICFALLVSEAGAVIRVVKNLRVCLDCHAAIKMISKSEGREIIVRDNNRFHCFSNGICSCKDYW; encoded by the coding sequence ATGTCACATTTAGTCAACATAGCATTAGCATGCAGAATTAGCTGTCTAAAGCATCTAACCCAGCTCCATGCAATCCTCATTCGTAactcccaccaccaccacaactACTGGGTGGCACTACTCCTCAATCACTGCACCCGCATCGACGCCCCACTGACCTACACCCGTCTCATTTTTACTTCCGTCCAGTTCCCAGATGGCCGTGTCTTTACCTCCATGCTTAGATACTACTCTCATCAGGGTACTCACAATGAAGTGCTTTCTTTGTTTCGGCATATGCAGCGTTCTGGTATCAGGCCCGGTATATTTGTGTACCCAATGCTGATTAAATTGGCCGGCAAGGCTGGCTTTGTGTTTCGTGCCCATCTATTGAAATTGGGTCTTAGTCTGGATCGTTACGCACGCAATGCAATCATGGAGACGTATGTGAAATATGGCGCAGTTGAAGTTGCCCGGGAGTTATTTGATGAAATTCCTGAAAAGACTCTCGCGGATTGGAACTCAATGATTTCTGGGTACTGGAAGTGGGGGGATGAAGTCGAAGCAACTAGACTTTTCAATATTATGTCCGAGAGGAATATTATTACGTGGACAACTATGGTTACCGGGTATTCTAGGATAATGGATTTGAAGAGTGCAAGGAGGTATTTCAATGAGATGCCGGAGAAAAGTGTTGTCTCTTGGAATGCAATGCTATCAGGTTATGCTCAGAATGGATTTCCCATGGAGGCTTTAAGATTGTTTGATGATATGCTGGATGTGGAGGTTCAACCAAATGCAACGACGTGGGTTATTGTTATTTCATTATTGTCATTGGGTGGTGATCCTTCCCATGCGGATTCACTTGTCAGAAAACTCGATCAGAAGAAGATGCAGCTAAATTGCTTTGTCCAGACTGCTCTGCTTGATATGCATGCAAAGTGTGGGAGTCTAGAAACTGCCCGAAAAATTTTTGATGGATTGGATACGTATAGGAACTCTGTAACATGGAATGCAATGATTTCTGCATATACAAGGGCAGGGAATTTGATTTCAGCTAGAGAGCTATTTGATAATATGCCAGAAAAGAATGTTGTATCCTGGAACTCAATGATTTCAGGTTATGCTCAAAATGGGCAGCCAGCTATGGCAATTGAACTATTCAAAGATATGATTACTTCTAAAGACTCGAAACCAGATGAGGTGACTATGGTGAGTGTTTTCTCAGCTTGTGGACATCTTGGGGCGTTGAAATTAGGTAATTGGGTTGTGAACATCCTTGATGAAAACCACATTAATCTCAGCATCTCAGGTTACAACTCTTTGATATTCATGTACTCTAGATGTGGGAGCATGGAAGATGCCAAGAGGATATTCCACAAAATGGTGACAAAAGATGTTGTTTCCTACAATACGTTGATTGCAGGACTTGCAGCTCATGGTCATGGAATGGAAGCCATTGAACTAATTTCAAAGATGAAACAAGAAGGTACTGAACCAGACCGTGTAACATATATTGGTCTCCTGATGGCATGCAGCCATGCAGGATTAATGAAAGAGGGTTGGAAGTTGTTCAGATTAATCCAATCTCCTGCTGTAGATCACTATGCATGTATGGTGGATTTGCTTGGTCGACTAGGTGAGCTGGATGAAGCCAAAAAGTTGATTGAAAGCATGCCAATGGAACCACATGCAGGAGTTTATGGGTCTCTTTTAAATGCTAGTCGGATTCACAAAAGAGTCGAACTTGGGGAGCTGGCTGCAAAGAAACTCTTTGAGCTTGAACCATACAATTCGGGAAATTATATTTTGCTTTCCAACATATATGCTTCAGCAGGTAGGTGGGAAGATGTTGAGAGGGTCAGGGGTACAATGAGAAAAGTGGGAGTGAGGAAGACAACTGGATGGAGTTGGGTAGAAGATAAGGGTAAAATGCACAAGTTCATAGCAGGAGATAGATTGCATGAAAGATCAGACGACATCTATAGGATCTTGTCGGAATTGGGAATGAAGATGAGGAGGGATGGGTATACGGCTGATAAAAGCTGCGTGTTGAGAGAtgttgaagaggaagagaaagaagagatggTGGGAACTCATAGTGAGAAGTTGGCCATTTGTTTTGCTCTTCTTGTTAGTGAAGCAGGGGCAGTAATTAGGGTGGTAAAGAATTTAAGGGTTTGTTTGGACTGCCATGCAGCCATTAAGATGATCTCCAAGTCAGAGGGAAGGGAGATCATCGTGAGGGATAATAATAGGTTTCATTGTTTCAGCAATGGAATATGTTCTTGCAAGGACTACTGGTAA